A window of Candidatus Dependentiae bacterium genomic DNA:
GGCATATTACCTTAACAAAGGCATATATAACTCCATCAACCAACTCAAGCAGTGGCAATTCTTGCCGCTGCTTTTTTATGTACTTACAGAACATATATATACTTATTATCTATTTTTTTTTACACCTCGCTTAGCACACAAATCTGCTATCGGGCAGATAGAACAAAACGGTGTAATGGGAACACAGATATTTTGCCCCCACATAACAAGCAGACGGTTATATTCAATCCAGTATTCTTTTGGCAGCAGCTTTTTCAATGCATGTTCTGTTTCTGCAGGCGTTTTGGTACGTACTAAATTAAGCCGATTAGAAATGCGATGGACATGCGTATCAACGCAAATTGATGGAATGCCAAATCCTTCACCAAGTACTAAATTTGCCGTCTTTCGCCCCACTCCTTTTAGAGTAAGCAAATCATATTCAGTGTCAGGTACATTGCCATTAAAATGTTGCACAAGTTGGTTGCAAATGTGATGTATTTGCTTAGCTTTTTGTCGATAAAAACCAACAGGATAAATAAGATGTTCAATATTTAAAATAGAAAGATCGAGTAACTCCAATGGTGTTTTTGCACGATCAAACAACTTTAACGAGGCAGGGAGAGAAACGGTATCCCTAGTACGTAAGCTCAATAAACAGCTAATGAGTACCAAAAATGGGTCTCTGCCATACGTTTTTATAATAGTGGTGACTGCCGGCTCAGTCATGCCTTGTGTCGCAATCCGCAATTTTTCAATAATCCCAGGAACGCGGGTTTTACGATCGGTATCCGACAGTCCCCTCGCTTTCACCCACCTTTTTTGCATTTGTCCTCAAGTACTATCTGTGGTAACTTTGAATAATATTAACCAGTTACTGGAGGAAAATTATCAGAAATAATCTGTACTACCAAAACTAAGGTAGGTAAAACAAAAATAGTTGCTTTTACAAATCGCTTCACCAACTTACGCAGCTTCAACATAACGAGCCTCCAATGATTTATGTA
This region includes:
- a CDS encoding endonuclease III, producing MQKRWVKARGLSDTDRKTRVPGIIEKLRIATQGMTEPAVTTIIKTYGRDPFLVLISCLLSLRTRDTVSLPASLKLFDRAKTPLELLDLSILNIEHLIYPVGFYRQKAKQIHHICNQLVQHFNGNVPDTEYDLLTLKGVGRKTANLVLGEGFGIPSICVDTHVHRISNRLNLVRTKTPAETEHALKKLLPKEYWIEYNRLLVMWGQNICVPITPFCSICPIADLCAKRGVKKNR